In Solanum lycopersicum chromosome 5, SLM_r2.1, the following are encoded in one genomic region:
- the LOC101253490 gene encoding large ribosomal subunit protein eL33y — MVKGRQGERVRLYTRGTVLGYKRSKSNQYPNTSLVQIEGVNTKEEVDWYLGKRMAYVYKAKTKKNNSHYRCIWGKVCRPHGNSGVVRAKFKSNLPPKSMGAKVRVFMYPSNI, encoded by the exons ATGGTGAAGGGACGCCAAGGAGAGCGTGTAAG ACTCTACACTAGAGGAACGGTCCTTGGATACAAGAG GTCGAAGTCGAATCAGTATCCAAACACTTCATTGGTTCAGATCGAGGGAGTCAACACTAAGGAAGAAGTAGATTGGTACTTAGGGAAGCGTATGGCTTATGTATACAAGGCGAAAACTAAGAAGAACAACTCGCATTATCGTTGTATTTGGGGTAAAGTTTGTAGGCCTCATGGTAACAGTGGAGTTGTTAGAGCTAAATTCAAGTCCAATCTGCCACCAAAATCCATG GGAGCTAAGGTTAGAGTTTTCATGTACCCAAGCAATATATAA
- the LOC104647572 gene encoding 60S ribosomal protein L35a-3, which translates to MVKGRQGERVRLYTRGTVLGYKRSKSNQYPNTSLVQIEGVNTKEEVDWYLGKRMAYVYKAKTKKNNSHYRCIWGKVCRPHGNSGVVRAKFKSNLPPKSMGAKVRVFMYPSNI; encoded by the exons ATGGTGAAGGGACGCCAAGGAGAGCGTGTGAG ACTCTATACAAGAGGAACAGTTCTCGGATACAAGAG GTCGAAGTCGAATCAGTATCCGAATACTTCATTGGTTCAGATCGAGGGAGTTAACACTAAGGAGGAAGTAGATTGGTACTTAGGGAAACGTATGGCTTATGTATACAAGgcaaaaacaaagaagaataaCTCACATTATCGCTGCATTTGGGGAAAAGTTTGTAGGCCTCATGGAAACAGTGGTGTTGTTAGAGCTAAGTTCAAGTCCAACTTGCCACCAAAGTCTATG GGGGCTAAGGTTAGAGTTTTCATGTACCCAAGCAACATATAA